The sequence GGTCGGCGCGATGCTGGCCACCGCCATGAGCGCCAACGTCTTCGTCTGGATCATTCCGGGCCAGCGCAAGGTGGTGGCGCAGCTCAAGGCCGGGCAGCCGGTCAATCCGGTCTATGGCTGGCGCGCCAAGCAGCGCAGCGTTCACAACACCTATTTCACGCTGCCGGTGCTGATCGCGATGCTGTCGAACCACTACGGCTGGCTGTCCGTGGGCGCGCAGAACTGGCTGGTGCTGGTGCTCTTGATGCTGGCCGGCGCGCTGATCCGCCACAGTTTCGTGGCCCGCCACAAGGCCGGGGTGCAGGGCAGGCGTGCGCCCTGGGAATACGCTGTTGCGGGCACGGTGATGCTGGCTGGCCTGGTGATCTGGATGGCGCCAGCGCCGCCGTCGGCCGCCGCCATCGCCGCAGCCGCCAAACCAGCCGGTTTTGCCGAGGTGAAATCGGTGATCGACCAGCGCTGCGTGATGTGCCACAACGCGCAGTTGCAAAACAAGGGCATTGCGCTGCACACGCCCGAATTGCTCGGGCAGAACGCGCAGGCGGTCTATCAGCAGGCTGTCGTGCTCAGGCTCATGCCCTTCAACAATGCCACGCAGATCACCGAAGACGAGCGCGCCGTGATCAAGCGCTGGTTTGAAGCGGGCGCGCCGGTGAACTGAGCGGCCGAAGCCATGTTCATGAAGGCTTTTAATAGCTATCTATTTGATAGCTATTTATGCCCGCTGGTATTGCGCAAACGGCCTGAATGGCTTGAAAAAGACGCGGCAGGCGCCGCGCCTAGGCGCCATTGGCTATTGCATGAACCCGATCCGGCCCTTGCTGGCCGCGCTGCGCGGCAGGTCATCGACCTTCAGCATGCCCCGGCTGGCCAGCCGCGCGTTGCCGAACGCGGCCATCAGGGCGCGGCGCATTTCACGCGGCACCAGGGTGGCCAGCTTGTCCAGCACATCGCTTGACGGCGCGTCATCGAAGCGCGTCCCCCAGTTGTGGCCGGCGCGTATCGACTGGTAGAGGCGCCGTGCGATATGCCGCGCCTGGCCGGGCGTGAGCGGCTGGATCTCGAACACATTCATCCGGTTCAGGATCGGGTTGGGAATGCCGCGCGCATCGTTGGCCGTCGTGATCCACAGCACCTGGCTGGCATCGATGGGCACTTCGGCGAACTCGTCCACGAAGGAAGAGGCCGTGTCGTGCTCCAGCAGGCTGTAGAGCGAGCCCAGCGGGTCGTACTGGGCGTCGCTGGCGGCCTTGTCGATCTCGTCGATCACGATTACCGGGTTGGCGTAGCGGCCGTCCACCAGCGATTCGAATACCTTGCCCGGCTTGGCGCCCTTCCACTGCGACGCCGAGCCTGACAGCAGCCAGCCGGCGGTCAGCGAACCCATCGAGACCAGGTTCATGCCGGTGCCGATCAGGTCGGCCACCTGCCGGGCGAAATGCGTCTTGCCGATGCCCGGCTGGCCCAGCAGCAGCATGGGCGTGACCTCCAGCCCGTCGGTGCTGTCGTGGCTCAGGGCCACATGGCGCCGCACGTCGTCCAGCACGTCGGTGAAGTTGGGCAGCGCGTCGTAGAGGGGGGCCATTTCGGGAATGCCGCTGGGCTTCATCTGGAAGCGCTCGGGGCCTCGCTCCAGCATGCGCTCGTAGGTAGCGCGCAAGTTGTCGTGTTCGCGGGGTTCGCTGTTTTGCAGCTTGCCCAGCTTGCGCTCGACATCAGCAATCTGGTAGACACTTCGCACCTTGGCAACGGGTAGCGTGAAGGTGGGCGCCTGGGGAACGACTTGAATGGATTCCATCGAGCACTCCTTGTTGTTGAGCAGCGTGAACTTTCATTCAAACACAACTTTGCCTTTTTCTCTTCAAGGCATTTACAACACTTGCGCAGGCTGACGGGTTAATGGTGCGCCTGATACCCGCGCCCTGGCTGCCGGCATGAGATTGACCCTTGATGCCTGTGGCCGGCGCGCTGGGCATGGCTGCGCGCGGTGCGTGATGGTCCACAATACGCCAGGCGGGGTGAAGCGAGACAACACAAAGCCTTCAGCCGCAGTCCCTTCTGCGGGACTCAGAACAAAAAAGGAGACCGCGTGAACATGACCGGCAGCAAGCTGATCCCTCTGTCAGGCACGGTACCGGGGACACCCGGCCGCAAGCGTTCCGATGAGGCGGGCCGTGCAAGCGAGGCACAGTTTCGCCTGCTGATGGACGCCATGCCCCAGATCGTCTGGATGATGCGGCCCGATGGCCAGGCGACTTACTTCAATCAGCGCTGGCTTGACTATTCAGGCTGGTCCCTGAAAGACAGTCTCGGCCACGGCTGGATTGGACTCGTTCATCCCGATGACAGCCTGCGGGTTTCCAGGCTTTTGGTGCAGGCCTGCGGCGGCGGCGAGCCGTGTGAAATCGAATGCCGGCTGCGCCGGGCCGACGGCGTCTATCGCTGGATGCTGGGCCGCACGGCTGCGCAATCCGATGCGGCAGGCCGGACGACCCAGTGGCTGGGCACCTTGACCGATATTGACGAGCTGAAGCAGTCCAGGGAGATTCTGGAGAAAGACCTCGCCATGAACCGGATCGCCGGCAGGGTGGCCCGCCTGGGCGGATGGGCGATTGAGCTGCCCGAGCGCAGGCTGATCTGGTCGGATGAAAACTGCCTGATTCACGATGTACCGCCCGGTTACCAGCCGACGCTGGAAGAGGGGATTGGTTTCTTTTTCCCGGAACACCGGGCCATCGTCGCCCGTCATGTGCAGGACTGCGCCGAGCACGGCATTCCTTACGAATTCGTGCTGCCCAAGCGCACCGCCACGGGCCGGCACATCTGGGTGCGGTCCATCGCCGAGGCGGTGCGCGATGAAGCGGGGAAAATTGTCAGCATCCAGGGCGCTTTTCAGGACATCTCGGAGCAAAAAGAGGCCGAGGCCCGCATGCTCGCCCTGGAGGCGCGGCTCACCGCCACGCTGGAAAGTATCACGGACGGCTTTTGCCTGATCGACAAGGACTGGAAGTTCACCTTCATGAACGGTCAGGCGCAGCGCATGCTCAAGCGCTGCCCGGAAGACCTGCTGGGCAAAATCCTGTGGCAGGAATTTCCGGAAGCCGTGGGCACGCGCATCGAGCGCGAATGCCGCCTGTCGATGCAGGAGCAGCGCACGATCCGCCTTGAAACCTTTTACCTGCCGCTGAAGACCTGGTTTCATTTCCACATCTATCCCACGGAGGCCGGGCTGGCGGTTTACTTTCAGGACATCACCCAAAGACGCACGGAGCAAGCCCAGCTGCGCCTGCTGGAAACGGCGGTGTCGCGGCTGAACGACATGGTGGTCATCATGGAAGCCGAACCCTTC comes from Polaromonas naphthalenivorans CJ2 and encodes:
- a CDS encoding AAA family ATPase — translated: MESIQVVPQAPTFTLPVAKVRSVYQIADVERKLGKLQNSEPREHDNLRATYERMLERGPERFQMKPSGIPEMAPLYDALPNFTDVLDDVRRHVALSHDSTDGLEVTPMLLLGQPGIGKTHFARQVADLIGTGMNLVSMGSLTAGWLLSGSASQWKGAKPGKVFESLVDGRYANPVIVIDEIDKAASDAQYDPLGSLYSLLEHDTASSFVDEFAEVPIDASQVLWITTANDARGIPNPILNRMNVFEIQPLTPGQARHIARRLYQSIRAGHNWGTRFDDAPSSDVLDKLATLVPREMRRALMAAFGNARLASRGMLKVDDLPRSAASKGRIGFMQ
- a CDS encoding urate hydroxylase PuuD; amino-acid sequence: MMSAYLPYALDWANLLLRWAHVITAIAWIGSSFYFVFLDSSLTRPVDPDLVAKGVDGELWAVHGGGFYHPQKYMVAPQQMPDNLHWFYWEAYSTWLTGFALFTVLYLFNAATFLVDKNIYDWSAGAAIAAALGFLVAGWGVYDTVCRVFGQKKNGDLIVGAGLLVFVVFASWLACQLFAGRAAFLLVGAMLATAMSANVFVWIIPGQRKVVAQLKAGQPVNPVYGWRAKQRSVHNTYFTLPVLIAMLSNHYGWLSVGAQNWLVLVLLMLAGALIRHSFVARHKAGVQGRRAPWEYAVAGTVMLAGLVIWMAPAPPSAAAIAAAAKPAGFAEVKSVIDQRCVMCHNAQLQNKGIALHTPELLGQNAQAVYQQAVVLRLMPFNNATQITEDERAVIKRWFEAGAPVN
- a CDS encoding PAS domain-containing sensor histidine kinase; the protein is MTGSKLIPLSGTVPGTPGRKRSDEAGRASEAQFRLLMDAMPQIVWMMRPDGQATYFNQRWLDYSGWSLKDSLGHGWIGLVHPDDSLRVSRLLVQACGGGEPCEIECRLRRADGVYRWMLGRTAAQSDAAGRTTQWLGTLTDIDELKQSREILEKDLAMNRIAGRVARLGGWAIELPERRLIWSDENCLIHDVPPGYQPTLEEGIGFFFPEHRAIVARHVQDCAEHGIPYEFVLPKRTATGRHIWVRSIAEAVRDEAGKIVSIQGAFQDISEQKEAEARMLALEARLTATLESITDGFCLIDKDWKFTFMNGQAQRMLKRCPEDLLGKILWQEFPEAVGTRIERECRLSMQEQRTIRLETFYLPLKTWFHFHIYPTEAGLAVYFQDITQRRTEQAQLRLLETAVSRLNDMVVIMEAEPFDASGRRIVFVNDAFERQTGYSRSDIIGKTPTLLWGANTCHPEVERILSAMDNWQPVRAEVVIYTKAGKELWVETDIAPIANVSGKFTHWVAVERDITERRQQQQEILSLNGELEERVLLRTAQLATATRELESFAYSVSHDLRSPLNTIHAFSQLLLKIDGGQISDKGKHYLDRIGVGVKQMGDLIEGLLALAQLSREQIKSEQVDLSNIARRIEQDCREREPQRQAQLRIQDGLSAQGDARLLSAVFQNLLGNAWKFTSRQSLAHIEVGSESGVDGDTVFFVKDNGAGFDMAFAHKLFGTFERLHSPGDFSGTGIGLATVKRIIERHGGRVWAESKLNEGARFFFTLGRKDGAQTSRAT